The DNA sequence GGTGTACCGGCGCGGCCGCTTCACCGTGTTGGAGGGGGCTTCCATTTCAGGCAAAGATCTCGAGGCCCTTGAGCTCTTCGAGAAATTCCTCTTTCGCTTGAAACTTGCGATACACCGAGGCAAAGCGCACGTAGGCCACTTCGTCGATCTTGCGCAGCTTTTCCATCACCAGTTGGCCGATCAGCCGCGAGCTGATCTCCTCATGGTTGCCGTCGCGCAGGCGCGATTCGATTTCATCGACGCACTGGTTGATGGTCTCCATCGAGACCGGCCGCTTGCTGCAGGCGATCTGGATGCCGTGCAGGATTTTCTCCCGGTTGAAGGGTTCCCGCCGGCCGTCGCCCTTCACGACGATGAGCGGCGTCTCCTCGATGTACTCCTTGGTGGTGTAGCGTT is a window from the candidate division KSB1 bacterium genome containing:
- the nrdR gene encoding transcriptional regulator NrdR, which produces MRCPYCHHEDSRVIDSRTSNEGRVVRRRRECLSCQKRYTTKEYIEETPLIVVKGDGRREPFNREKILHGIQIACSKRPVSMETINQCVDEIESRLRDGNHEEISSRLIGQLVMEKLRKIDEVAYVRFASVYRKFQAKEEFLEELKGLEIFA